Within the Alteromonas sp. M12 genome, the region AAAAATCAACGGAACTGACGGCTTTCTCGAATCTAATTCTCGACCATTAGCATTTGGCAAGATGAGCCTGCTTGCAGCAGCTATAATGACCGCTTCTATCCCTGCTCATGTAAATGCAGCTGAATTCCTTGATGGCTTAGCTGAGGTAAATTTCTTAGCCATGCAAAATTATCAAGCTATTCAAGCCAAAGAAGGTGCATTTCGCCCAGTAGATGAAGTGCAATCTTCTGGATTCGGTCGAATTAGAGTTAACTTGATGTTTAAATTCCATATCAACGAATACATTACTGCTGATGTTGATATTGCTGAAGAGCCTAATGATTTCGGTAATAACGGCGACAGAGATTTTTCTTTTCACCAAGATTATGCGGGTATTGAGTTTGAACTTCTTGGTCTTTCAGGCATGGCTCGCGAAAATGCCAATTTAACCCTTCGTTTAGGTAATATCGGTGGTTCTCCCTTTCAATTTAAAGGTTTCCAAGATGGTGCTGATAACCAAGGAAATGCGCTAATTGGAAACGGTATAACTGATTACGCTACTGCAGAAAACGGTGCGCAATTGAGCTATAGCGAGACTTTAGATAATGGCATTATCAAGGCGTATAACGTTACCGGTCATATTACAACATCAAGTTTTGGCGAAGCTTTCCAAGAAGATAGAGGTTTCAACTACCGACTGCAAGGTACCTTAGAATTTGCTGGTGGTTTTAAAGCTGGATTGAATTTTCTACAAGCTAATCAAGGAGATCAACTCCGTTTTGAAAATGGAATTGCCAGCCTTGATGGTTTAACCACTACTAACTACCGTTTTGGTGATGGTGAGAACTACAACTTCTCAGCTTCTCCTTCTAGCGAACGTGATACCCATGTTGGTGTAATGCCAGGTCTTGACCAGTCTATTATGCAATTAAATTTGGCGTATCAACCTACACCAGAAACTAGCTTGATTTTCATGATCGGTAAAGCTAAAGACGACTATACTTTTGCTGATGCGGCAGGAAATGCAGTCGCCGGCATTACTTATTTCGGTGTAGATGGTATTGCTGATCCCACCGGAACAACATTCGATTCAAATAGCGTAATTAAAGGTGAGTCATCTGTTAAATATTACACGTTTGAAGCACAGCACTACCTAATACCTAATAAATTCTACTTGGCTGCTCGTTATGCCGAAGCTGAAAATACTTCAGATCTTATTGAACAAACTGACAATACCGTTGAGCGTATTCAAGTAGCAGCTGGATACTGGTTCAACGATAGAACCCTATTAAAAGTTGAATATGTTGACCAAGACGAAGGTGCAAACTCAGGCGGTCAAATTGGTACTGGTTTCGACGGTTTCACATCTGAGATTTCAGTTAAGTTCTAAGTTATCTAGCGTAAATAAAAACGTCCCATTTAGCCTAGTTAAATGGGGCAAAAATGTTTGAAAATAAGGGGTACACCCGATGTTAAAAAAATTATCTATATTAGCTTCCGTCTGTATGACACTGAGCACAGTGGTAAGTGCTGAAACTATCACCATTGCTACTGTTAATAACGGTGACATGATTACGATGAAAGAGCTTAGTAGCGATTTCGAAAGTAAAAATCCAGGTATCAACCTAAAGTGGGTCACCTTAGAAGAGAATATTCTTCGCCAACGCGTGACAACAGATGTAGCCACAAGTGGTGGTCAATATGACGTGATGACTATTGGTACTTATGAAGTACCAATTTGGGGAAATCAAGGTTGGCTTAAAGAGTTAGATAACCTTGGTGATGATTACGATATTGAAGATCTTTTACCCGCTATCAGAAGTGGTTTATCGGTAGACGATAAATTATTTGCTGCGCCTTTTTATGGCGAAAGTTCAATGGTGATGTACCGAACTGATCTAATCAAAAAGGCCGGTCTTGAGATGCCTAAAAAGCCCACTTGGGAATTTATTCGCAAAGCTGCAAAGGCGATGACGGATAAAGAAGCGGGCGTATATGGTCTTTGTTTACGCGGTAAAGCAGGTTGGGGTGAGAACATTGCTTTGATTACAGCTATGTCCAACTCATTCGGCGCTCGTTGGTTCGATGAAAATTGGAAACCACAGTTTAATACTCAGGCTTGGCACGACACCTTGCAATATTATGTGGATGTGATGAATGAGTCTGGTCCTCCAGGATCATCAGCTAATGGATTTAACGAAAACTTAGCTTTATTTCAAACTGGGAAATGTGGAATTTGGATCGATGCCACTGTTGCTGGCGCTTTTGTTACCAACAAAACTGATTCTGAAGTAGCCGATAAAGTTGGTTTTGCTCTTGCTCCTGATATGGGCTTAGGCAAACGTGGAAATTGGTTATGGGCTTGGACTTTAGCAATCCCTTCAAGCAGTAAAAAATCTGATGCAGCAATGAAGTTTATTAGTTGGGCAACGTCTAAACAATATTCGGCGTTAGTTGCTGAGAAAAAAGGTTGGGCGAAAGTTCCTCCTGGTACTCGCGCTTCTTTGTACAACAATCCTCAATACATGAGTGAAGCTCCTTTTGCACAAATTACGTTAGATTCAATTCAATCTGCAGATCCTGTAAATCCGACGGTTGATCCTGTTCCTTACGTAGGCGTGCAATTTGTTGCTATTCCTGAATTTCAAGGTATTGGCACTGCTGTAGGACAACAATTTGCGGCAGCACTGACTGGCCAAATGACGGTAAAGCAAGCGTTAGCAAGTTCACAACGTTTGGTTGAACGTGCAATGCGCAAGGCGCGTTACCCTAAGTAGTTTTACTTAGTTTTGCGGGTAAGTGAACTACACTTACCCATACTTTCACTTGTAAGAGGTCTAGGTTATGGCAACAACACAATCTCGTACTTTGGCTAGAATAATGTTATTTCCATCAGTCATATTGTTGTTGGCGTGGATGATAGTGCCGCTGTGCATGACATTGTATTTCTCGTTTTTGGATTACAATCTTCTTATTCCAGGAAACAATGAATTTATTGGTTTCCTTAATTACGAATTTTTTCTAACAGATCCAGCATTTATAGAATCGTTTTTTAATACTCTTTGGTTAGTCGGCGGTGTGTTGTTGATTACCATCTGTGGCGGAATAGGCTTAGCCATATTGTTGGACCAAGCAATTTGGGGTCGCAACTATGTACGTATAATGGTTTTAGCGCCGTTTTTCGTAATGCCTACCGTTTCCGCATTAGTCTGGAAAAATATGTTTATGAATCCGGTGAACGGATTATTCGCTCACTTTGCAAATTGGATAGGCGTAGCGCCTGTTGATTTTTTTGCGCAAATTCCTTTGCTGTCAATTATTCTCATCGTTTCTTGGCAGTGGTTACCCTTCGCAGCCCTCATTTTGTTGACGGCTATTCAGTCTTTAGATCGTGAGCA harbors:
- a CDS encoding sugar ABC transporter substrate-binding protein encodes the protein MLKKLSILASVCMTLSTVVSAETITIATVNNGDMITMKELSSDFESKNPGINLKWVTLEENILRQRVTTDVATSGGQYDVMTIGTYEVPIWGNQGWLKELDNLGDDYDIEDLLPAIRSGLSVDDKLFAAPFYGESSMVMYRTDLIKKAGLEMPKKPTWEFIRKAAKAMTDKEAGVYGLCLRGKAGWGENIALITAMSNSFGARWFDENWKPQFNTQAWHDTLQYYVDVMNESGPPGSSANGFNENLALFQTGKCGIWIDATVAGAFVTNKTDSEVADKVGFALAPDMGLGKRGNWLWAWTLAIPSSSKKSDAAMKFISWATSKQYSALVAEKKGWAKVPPGTRASLYNNPQYMSEAPFAQITLDSIQSADPVNPTVDPVPYVGVQFVAIPEFQGIGTAVGQQFAAALTGQMTVKQALASSQRLVERAMRKARYPK
- a CDS encoding sugar ABC transporter permease; this translates as MATTQSRTLARIMLFPSVILLLAWMIVPLCMTLYFSFLDYNLLIPGNNEFIGFLNYEFFLTDPAFIESFFNTLWLVGGVLLITICGGIGLAILLDQAIWGRNYVRIMVLAPFFVMPTVSALVWKNMFMNPVNGLFAHFANWIGVAPVDFFAQIPLLSIILIVSWQWLPFAALILLTAIQSLDREQLEAADLDGAGPFSKFYYIVLPHLSRAITAVILIETIFLLSIFAEILVTTSGGPGYASTNITYLIYTQSLLQFDVGGGSAGGIVAVIIANIVAIFLMRLIGKNLED